One region of Quercus lobata isolate SW786 chromosome 2, ValleyOak3.0 Primary Assembly, whole genome shotgun sequence genomic DNA includes:
- the LOC115977118 gene encoding probable sucrose-phosphate synthase 1 isoform X1 has protein sequence MAGNDWINSYLEAILDVGPALDDVKSSLLLRERGHFSPTRYFVEEVITGFDETDLHRSWVKASATRSPQERNTRLENMCWRIWNLARQKKQLEGEEAQRKAKRRLERERGRREAVADMSEDLSEGEKGDVVSDISTHGESNRSRLPRISSMDSMETWTNQQKGKKLYIVLISLHGLIRGENMELGRDSDTGGQVKYVVELARALGAMPGVYRVDLLTRQVSSPEVDWSYGEPTEMLTPRNSEGFMDDLGESSGSYIIRIPFGPKDKYIPKELLWPYIPEFVDGALNHIIQMSKVLGEQIGGAQSIWPVAIHGHYADAGDSAALLSGALNVPMLFTGHSLGRDKLEQLLTQGRQTRDEINMTYKIMRRIEAEELSLDSSEIVITSTRQEIEEQWRLYDGFDPVLERKLRARIRRNVSCYGRFMPRMLVIPPGMEFNHIIPQDGDVDGESEGNEEHSASPDPHIWSEIMRFFSNPRKPMILALARPDPKKNITTLVKAFGECRALRELANLTLIMGNRDGIDEMSGTNSSVLLSVLKLIDKFDLYGQVAYPKHHKQSDVPDIYRLAAKTKGVFINPAFIEPFGLTLLEATAYGLPMVATKNGGPVDIHRVLDNGLLIDPHDQQSIADALLKLVADKQLWARCRQNGLKNIHLFSWPEHCKTYLSRITSCKPRHPQWQRNDDEDESENESPGDSLRDIQDISLNLRFSLDGEKSGASGNDNSLDFEGNAVDRKSKLENAVLNWSKGISKDARRAGSTEKADHAGKFPALRRRKHLFVIAVDCDTDTGLLETTRKILEAAEKERSEGSVGFILSTSLTISEIHSFLVSGGLSPHDFDAFICNSGSDLYYSSLNPDDGPFVADFYYHSHIEYRWGGEGLRKTLVRWASSITDKKAENGEQLVTSAEQLSTNYCYAFKVQKPGMVPPVKELRKLLRIQALRCHVVYCQNGTRLNVIPVLASRSQALRYLYIRWGVELSKMVVFVGECGDTDYEGLLVGLHASVILKGVCSSATNQLHANRTYPLSDVLPSESPNIVQTNEESGSDDIRASLEKLGFLKG, from the exons ATGGCCGGAAATGATTGGATAAACAGCTACTTGGAAGCTATACTGGACGTGGGTCCAGCCTTAGACGATGTAAAGTCATCTCTTTTGCTCAGAGAGCGAGGCCACTTCAGTCCCACTCGCTATTTCGTTGAGGAAGTCATCACTGGCTTCGATGAGACCGATCTCCACCGTTCCTGGGTCAAG GCTTCAGCGACGAGGAGCCCCCAGGAGAGGAATACGAGGTTGGAGAATATGTGTTGGAGGATTTGGAACTTGGCTCGCCAGAAAAAgcag ctTGAGGGAGAAGAAGCCCAAAGGAAGGCTAAACGTCGCCTTGAACGCGAACGAGGCCGCAGAGAAGCAGTTGCTGATATGTCTGAAGACTtatcagagggagagaaaggaGATGTTGTTAGTGACATATCAACTCATGGTGAAAGCAACAGAAGTAGATTGCCAAGAATCAGCTCTATGGATTCAATGGAGACATGGACTAATCAACAGAAGGGGAAAAAGCTATACATCGTATTAATAAG CCTTCACGGGCTTATCCGGGGTGAAAATATGGAGCTTGGTCGTGATTCTGATACTGGTGGTCAG GTTAAGTATGTTGTGGAACTTGCAAGGGCCTTGGGCGCAATGCCAGGGGTGTATCGGGTTGATTTGTTGACTAGACAAGTATCTTCCCCAGAAGTAGATTGGAGTTACGGTGAACCCACAGAGATGCTGACACCAAGAAACTCAGAAGGTTTCATGGATGACTTGGGGGAGAGCAGTGGTTCCTATATTATTCGGATTCCATTTGGACCGAAAGATAAGTATATTCCCAAAGAACTTCTGTGGCCTTATATCCCTGAATTTGTTGATGGTGCGCTTAATCACATAATACAGATGTCCAAAGTTTTGGGTGAGCAAATAGGTGGTGCGCAGTCAATCTGGCCTGTTGCCATCCATGGGCATTATGCAGATGCAGGTGACTCTGCTGCTCTTCTGTCTGGTGCTTTAAATGTACCAATGCTCTTTACTGGCCACTCACTTGGTCGAGACAAGTTAGAACAACTTTTAACGCAAGGCCGCCAAACTAGGGATGAAATAAATATGACATACAAAATTATGCGTCGGATAGAGGCTGAGGAATTATCTCTTGATTCTTCTGAAATTGTCATAACTAGCACCAGACAAGAAATAGAGGAGCAATGGCGTTTGTATGATGGGTTTGATCCAGTTCTGGAGCGTAAACTACGAGCAAGGATCAGGCGTAATGTAAGCTGTTATGGCAGGTTCATGCCTCGCATGTTG GTAATTCCTCCTGGAATGGAGTTTAATCATATTATTCCACAAGATGGTGATGTGGATGGTGAATCAGAAGGAAATGAAGAACATTCTGCTTCTCCAGACCCACATATCTGGTCCGAG ATAATGCGCTTCTTTTCCAACCCTCGTAAGCCCATGATACTGGCTCTTGCTAGACCAGATCCCAAAAAGAACATCACGACTTTAGTCAAAGCATTTGGAGAATGCCGTGCACTAAGAGAGCTTGCTAATCTT ACACTAATTATGGGTAATCGAGATGGAATTGATGAAATGTCAGGCACAAATTCTTCTGTTCTCCTCTCAGTGCTTAAGCTTATTGACAAATTTGATCTCTATGGGCAAGTTGCGTATCCCAAACACCACAAACAGTCCGATGTTCCTGACATATATCGTCTAGCAGCAAAGACAAAG GGGGTTTTCATTAATCCAGCTTTCATCGAGCCATTTGGGCTTACTCTACTTGAG GCAACAGCTTATGGTTTGCCTATGGTTGCGACAAAAAATGGAGGTCCAGTTGATATACATCGG GTACTTGATAATGGTCTTCTCATTGATCCCCATGATCAGCAGTCCATTGCAGATGCTCTTCTAAAGCTTGTTGCAGATAAGCAGCTTTGGGCAAGATGTCGACAGAATGGGTTAAAGAATATTCACCTATTTTCATGGCCAGAGCATTGCAAGACTTACCTATCTCGAATAACCAGTTGCAAACCAAGGCATCCACAGTGGCAGAgaaatgatgatgaagatgaatcAGAAAATGAGTCTCCAGGGGATTCCTTGAGAGACATACAGGATATATCTTTGAACCTAAGATTTTCATTGGATGGAGAAAAGAGTGGAGCTAGTGGAAATGATAATTCCTTAGATTTTGAAGGTAATGCTGTTGATAGAAAGAGTAAATTAGAGAATGCTGTTTTGAATTGGTCAAAGGGCATTTCAAAGGATGCACGAAGGGCTGGGTCCACAGAGAAAGCAGATCACGCTGGTAAATTTCCAGCATTGAGGAGGAGAAAACATCTCTTTGTCATTGCTGTGGATTGTGATACTGATACAGGTCTACTTGAAACCACCAGAAAGATTTTGGAAGCTGCAGAAAAGGAAAGGAGTGAAGGATCTGTGGGGTTCATATTGTCTACGTCCTTGACCATATCTGAGATACACTCTTTTCTGGTGTCAGGGGGATTGAGCCCTCATGATTTTGATGCTTTTATTTGCAACAGTGGCAGTGATCTCTACTATTCATCTCTTAATCCAGATGATGGCCCCTTTGTGGCTGACTTTTACTACCACTCACATATTGAATACCGTTGGGGTGGAGAGGGCTTGAGGAAGACTTTGGTTCGTTGGGCATCTTCAATTACTGATAAGAAGGCTGAGAATGGGGAACAGCTTGTTACTTCAGCTGAACAACTCTCAACCAACTACTGTTATGCTTTTAAAGTGCAAAAGCCAGGAATG GTACCCCCTGTTAAAGAGCTTAGAAAATTGCTCAGAATTCAGGCTCTGCGTTGCCATGTTGTTTATTGTCAAAATGGAACCAGGCTTAATGTAATTCCAGTGCTGGCATCTCGTTCCCAAGCCCTACG GTATTTGTATATTCGTTGGGGTGTAGAGTTGTCGAAGATGGTTGTTTTTGTTGGAGAATGTGGTGACACAGATTACGAAGGATTGCTTGTTGGACTGCACGCAAGTGTAATATTAAAGGGTGTTTGTAGCAGTGCCACCAATCAACTTCATGCTAACAGAACGTACCCACTTTCGGATGTCTTGCCATCTGAAAGCCCCAACATTGTTCAGACAAATGAAGAGTCTGGTAGTGATGATATCCGGGCTTCCTTGGAGAAATTAGGATTTCTCAAGGGTTAG
- the LOC115977118 gene encoding probable sucrose-phosphate synthase 1 isoform X2 — translation MCWRIWNLARQKKQLEGEEAQRKAKRRLERERGRREAVADMSEDLSEGEKGDVVSDISTHGESNRSRLPRISSMDSMETWTNQQKGKKLYIVLISLHGLIRGENMELGRDSDTGGQVKYVVELARALGAMPGVYRVDLLTRQVSSPEVDWSYGEPTEMLTPRNSEGFMDDLGESSGSYIIRIPFGPKDKYIPKELLWPYIPEFVDGALNHIIQMSKVLGEQIGGAQSIWPVAIHGHYADAGDSAALLSGALNVPMLFTGHSLGRDKLEQLLTQGRQTRDEINMTYKIMRRIEAEELSLDSSEIVITSTRQEIEEQWRLYDGFDPVLERKLRARIRRNVSCYGRFMPRMLVIPPGMEFNHIIPQDGDVDGESEGNEEHSASPDPHIWSEIMRFFSNPRKPMILALARPDPKKNITTLVKAFGECRALRELANLTLIMGNRDGIDEMSGTNSSVLLSVLKLIDKFDLYGQVAYPKHHKQSDVPDIYRLAAKTKGVFINPAFIEPFGLTLLEATAYGLPMVATKNGGPVDIHRVLDNGLLIDPHDQQSIADALLKLVADKQLWARCRQNGLKNIHLFSWPEHCKTYLSRITSCKPRHPQWQRNDDEDESENESPGDSLRDIQDISLNLRFSLDGEKSGASGNDNSLDFEGNAVDRKSKLENAVLNWSKGISKDARRAGSTEKADHAGKFPALRRRKHLFVIAVDCDTDTGLLETTRKILEAAEKERSEGSVGFILSTSLTISEIHSFLVSGGLSPHDFDAFICNSGSDLYYSSLNPDDGPFVADFYYHSHIEYRWGGEGLRKTLVRWASSITDKKAENGEQLVTSAEQLSTNYCYAFKVQKPGMVPPVKELRKLLRIQALRCHVVYCQNGTRLNVIPVLASRSQALRYLYIRWGVELSKMVVFVGECGDTDYEGLLVGLHASVILKGVCSSATNQLHANRTYPLSDVLPSESPNIVQTNEESGSDDIRASLEKLGFLKG, via the exons ATGTGTTGGAGGATTTGGAACTTGGCTCGCCAGAAAAAgcag ctTGAGGGAGAAGAAGCCCAAAGGAAGGCTAAACGTCGCCTTGAACGCGAACGAGGCCGCAGAGAAGCAGTTGCTGATATGTCTGAAGACTtatcagagggagagaaaggaGATGTTGTTAGTGACATATCAACTCATGGTGAAAGCAACAGAAGTAGATTGCCAAGAATCAGCTCTATGGATTCAATGGAGACATGGACTAATCAACAGAAGGGGAAAAAGCTATACATCGTATTAATAAG CCTTCACGGGCTTATCCGGGGTGAAAATATGGAGCTTGGTCGTGATTCTGATACTGGTGGTCAG GTTAAGTATGTTGTGGAACTTGCAAGGGCCTTGGGCGCAATGCCAGGGGTGTATCGGGTTGATTTGTTGACTAGACAAGTATCTTCCCCAGAAGTAGATTGGAGTTACGGTGAACCCACAGAGATGCTGACACCAAGAAACTCAGAAGGTTTCATGGATGACTTGGGGGAGAGCAGTGGTTCCTATATTATTCGGATTCCATTTGGACCGAAAGATAAGTATATTCCCAAAGAACTTCTGTGGCCTTATATCCCTGAATTTGTTGATGGTGCGCTTAATCACATAATACAGATGTCCAAAGTTTTGGGTGAGCAAATAGGTGGTGCGCAGTCAATCTGGCCTGTTGCCATCCATGGGCATTATGCAGATGCAGGTGACTCTGCTGCTCTTCTGTCTGGTGCTTTAAATGTACCAATGCTCTTTACTGGCCACTCACTTGGTCGAGACAAGTTAGAACAACTTTTAACGCAAGGCCGCCAAACTAGGGATGAAATAAATATGACATACAAAATTATGCGTCGGATAGAGGCTGAGGAATTATCTCTTGATTCTTCTGAAATTGTCATAACTAGCACCAGACAAGAAATAGAGGAGCAATGGCGTTTGTATGATGGGTTTGATCCAGTTCTGGAGCGTAAACTACGAGCAAGGATCAGGCGTAATGTAAGCTGTTATGGCAGGTTCATGCCTCGCATGTTG GTAATTCCTCCTGGAATGGAGTTTAATCATATTATTCCACAAGATGGTGATGTGGATGGTGAATCAGAAGGAAATGAAGAACATTCTGCTTCTCCAGACCCACATATCTGGTCCGAG ATAATGCGCTTCTTTTCCAACCCTCGTAAGCCCATGATACTGGCTCTTGCTAGACCAGATCCCAAAAAGAACATCACGACTTTAGTCAAAGCATTTGGAGAATGCCGTGCACTAAGAGAGCTTGCTAATCTT ACACTAATTATGGGTAATCGAGATGGAATTGATGAAATGTCAGGCACAAATTCTTCTGTTCTCCTCTCAGTGCTTAAGCTTATTGACAAATTTGATCTCTATGGGCAAGTTGCGTATCCCAAACACCACAAACAGTCCGATGTTCCTGACATATATCGTCTAGCAGCAAAGACAAAG GGGGTTTTCATTAATCCAGCTTTCATCGAGCCATTTGGGCTTACTCTACTTGAG GCAACAGCTTATGGTTTGCCTATGGTTGCGACAAAAAATGGAGGTCCAGTTGATATACATCGG GTACTTGATAATGGTCTTCTCATTGATCCCCATGATCAGCAGTCCATTGCAGATGCTCTTCTAAAGCTTGTTGCAGATAAGCAGCTTTGGGCAAGATGTCGACAGAATGGGTTAAAGAATATTCACCTATTTTCATGGCCAGAGCATTGCAAGACTTACCTATCTCGAATAACCAGTTGCAAACCAAGGCATCCACAGTGGCAGAgaaatgatgatgaagatgaatcAGAAAATGAGTCTCCAGGGGATTCCTTGAGAGACATACAGGATATATCTTTGAACCTAAGATTTTCATTGGATGGAGAAAAGAGTGGAGCTAGTGGAAATGATAATTCCTTAGATTTTGAAGGTAATGCTGTTGATAGAAAGAGTAAATTAGAGAATGCTGTTTTGAATTGGTCAAAGGGCATTTCAAAGGATGCACGAAGGGCTGGGTCCACAGAGAAAGCAGATCACGCTGGTAAATTTCCAGCATTGAGGAGGAGAAAACATCTCTTTGTCATTGCTGTGGATTGTGATACTGATACAGGTCTACTTGAAACCACCAGAAAGATTTTGGAAGCTGCAGAAAAGGAAAGGAGTGAAGGATCTGTGGGGTTCATATTGTCTACGTCCTTGACCATATCTGAGATACACTCTTTTCTGGTGTCAGGGGGATTGAGCCCTCATGATTTTGATGCTTTTATTTGCAACAGTGGCAGTGATCTCTACTATTCATCTCTTAATCCAGATGATGGCCCCTTTGTGGCTGACTTTTACTACCACTCACATATTGAATACCGTTGGGGTGGAGAGGGCTTGAGGAAGACTTTGGTTCGTTGGGCATCTTCAATTACTGATAAGAAGGCTGAGAATGGGGAACAGCTTGTTACTTCAGCTGAACAACTCTCAACCAACTACTGTTATGCTTTTAAAGTGCAAAAGCCAGGAATG GTACCCCCTGTTAAAGAGCTTAGAAAATTGCTCAGAATTCAGGCTCTGCGTTGCCATGTTGTTTATTGTCAAAATGGAACCAGGCTTAATGTAATTCCAGTGCTGGCATCTCGTTCCCAAGCCCTACG GTATTTGTATATTCGTTGGGGTGTAGAGTTGTCGAAGATGGTTGTTTTTGTTGGAGAATGTGGTGACACAGATTACGAAGGATTGCTTGTTGGACTGCACGCAAGTGTAATATTAAAGGGTGTTTGTAGCAGTGCCACCAATCAACTTCATGCTAACAGAACGTACCCACTTTCGGATGTCTTGCCATCTGAAAGCCCCAACATTGTTCAGACAAATGAAGAGTCTGGTAGTGATGATATCCGGGCTTCCTTGGAGAAATTAGGATTTCTCAAGGGTTAG